GATGGCCGAAGCTTTTTTATCTTACTTATTCGTTCTTTTGTTGTGCAATAAGCGAAATTCTCTCTAAGGGAAATCTTTCTAGTTTTATTATTTTGATTCTACAGAAACAATTTTCTTTTGACCCCACGGAGCAACGAGTATCTTAACCACTTGTTCAGACTGCCTTTCGATCGCCTGCCCCGTTCCCTCTTCTACAAAATAACGGTCTAAGCCGACATTTACCTGATAAATCCCTTCTTGTTCTAAATGCCAGTCAAACTTTGCCTGCAGCTCCTCTTGATTTTCATTAGGGCTTAGCTTTTGATCAGAGGCACTGACTAATTCATAGAGTCCTCCTTTTTTTTCTTCAATCAGCAGATATACAATATCTCCGCGCTCGGGCTGTTTTTTACTCTTCCACTTCTCTTCAGGTACTTGTTCAATACTGTAGTGGAGGGCGACGTAATCTCCATAAAATGGGTCGCGCGGATCCACGGGTTCCGTTTCTAACAGAATGGTTTCACTAAACTGATCCATGGCATAATAAGAGACTGACATGCCGATTAGAAAAAGAGCCTGCAGACCGATGATGAGATAAAATATCCAGCGCTTCATAACGCTTCTCCCCCTTGTCTAACCTGACGGCGTTTTTTCTCGAGGAAGTAGCTGAGGACAAACAATAGTACACCGCCGGTAAAAAAGAAGATCGAGCGGTCCATAAATGCCCAAGCTAATTGGAAGTAAGCGACAAAGGTAGTGATAATAAAAGCGACCGTCCCTTTAGTAACCCAGTCATTTCGCTCTTTCCGGTAACCCGCAACAAGCCAGCCAAGAGAATAACTGAACAATACGATTAACGAGAACCAGTCTCCCATACCGATTCGAAACACAGGGATAAATAATACGAGATCAATCCAGTTGAACTTTGTAGATTCTAAAGCCGACTGAATGACGGCGTATATAAATAAGATCGACCATATAAGAAAGAAAATCTGAGGATACTCCACGGTTTCACTTTTATTGCCGAGCAGGAACACTTGTAAAATGTCGATAATAAAAATCGATAATACCGCAATTGAACCAAACGTTTTTAAATGAATCTGTCCGTAAGGAATGTGGCTGGTGATATAAAGCAGCAGGAAAAGCAGAATCAGCCAGTAATAGGACCAGTTGTTGGCAAATACTAAAACGAGTGACTGGATAACATAGCTTAAAGCAAACAAAGCGGTTAATATACGGTTCCCTTCCCTATAAAGCACCCAGCCAAGGCCGATCATAAACAATAGACCTAACGGTACGTAAAAGCTTTCGTATACCATCCCGCTGTAAATCTGCCCTAACGTTATAATCACAAGAGTGCTTAGAAACAATAATGACTCTTTATAGTATAGAAGCAATCCAAATGATGCCAGGGACCATATGAGGAATGGCGAGGCACTAAATGAAGTGTAATAATACATCTGCCCTGTTAAGAAAATCGCCGACCCGAAGATACAGAGCCCGATAACAATGAGGGACATGCCAACCGCCTGATTTCTTTTTCTGTACATCTGATCTCCCGTTATATAGAAAGCCAGCAGGAAAAATAACAAGACGGCCATTTTGAATAGGTCATCCATAGCCTGCCAGTTTGACGCAATAAACGTAAGAAATCCCAGCCCGACAAATAGAGCAGCAAACGTTAATAGAATCGGATGTT
This window of the Halobacillus sp. Marseille-Q1614 genome carries:
- a CDS encoding GDYXXLXY domain-containing protein, with the translated sequence MKRWIFYLIIGLQALFLIGMSVSYYAMDQFSETILLETEPVDPRDPFYGDYVALHYSIEQVPEEKWKSKKQPERGDIVYLLIEEKKGGLYELVSASDQKLSPNENQEELQAKFDWHLEQEGIYQVNVGLDRYFVEEGTGQAIERQSEQVVKILVAPWGQKKIVSVESK
- a CDS encoding DUF2157 domain-containing protein; translated protein: MKRNQLEKESSRWVASGIINEEQREKILKGYEHDSKHPILLTFAALFVGLGFLTFIASNWQAMDDLFKMAVLLFFLLAFYITGDQMYRKRNQAVGMSLIVIGLCIFGSAIFLTGQMYYYTSFSASPFLIWSLASFGLLLYYKESLLFLSTLVIITLGQIYSGMVYESFYVPLGLLFMIGLGWVLYREGNRILTALFALSYVIQSLVLVFANNWSYYWLILLFLLLYITSHIPYGQIHLKTFGSIAVLSIFIIDILQVFLLGNKSETVEYPQIFFLIWSILFIYAVIQSALESTKFNWIDLVLFIPVFRIGMGDWFSLIVLFSYSLGWLVAGYRKERNDWVTKGTVAFIITTFVAYFQLAWAFMDRSIFFFTGGVLLFVLSYFLEKKRRQVRQGGEAL